The proteins below come from a single Balaenoptera ricei isolate mBalRic1 chromosome 17, mBalRic1.hap2, whole genome shotgun sequence genomic window:
- the C17H8orf90 gene encoding LOW QUALITY PROTEIN: uncharacterized protein C8orf90 homolog (The sequence of the model RefSeq protein was modified relative to this genomic sequence to represent the inferred CDS: deleted 1 base in 1 codon), with product MASPRSGDPSLAGLPPRPVAAPGETRGPAATPEPPFLDIYCGDAQLWEEHFRGIGRAYCALGKEDDFAIRVLTEDFTLPFPFAWPPGPDPARGPLFYDPHDRTGFDFLLRGPDAPPPALLRPLHNTAQAALRRRRLEQLALSYCTRGAATGPASRSSCPRPPPAAPSRGPWGLRPPPPAGAPPGWVSAGPEKMNKECLCFSRPEALCRTHPDGHLVPARPPGPPGGGQTASAVVREVHFVPRG from the exons ATGGCTTCCCCCCGTTCCGGGGACCCCAGCCTGGCAGGTCTGCCCCCTCGTCCTGTAGCCGCTCCAGGTGAGACgcgtg GTCCCGCCGCGACCCCGGAGCCCCCGTTCCTGGACATCTACTGCGGGGACGCACAGCTCTGGGAGGAGCACTTCCGCGGCATCGGGCGCGCCTACTGCGCGCTGGGCAAGGAGGACGACTTCGCCATCCGCGTGCTCACGGAGGACTTCACGCTGCCTTTTCCTTTCGCCTGGCCCCCGGGGCCCGACCCGGCCCGCGGGCCGCTCTTCTACGACCCGCACGACCGCACGGGCTTCGACTTCCTGCTGCGGGGCCCGGACGCGCCGCCCCCCGCGCTGCTGCGGCCCCTGCACAACACGGCGCAGGCGGCGCTGCGCAGGCGGCGCCTGGAGCAGCTGGCGCTGAGCTAT TGCACGCGGGGAGCGGCCACCGGCCCGGCCTCCCGCAGCTCCTGCCCGCGCCCACCCCCGGCAGCGCCTTCCCGGGGCCCGTGGGGCCTGAGGCCGCCTCCCCCGGCGGGGGCGCCCCCAGGCTGGGTTAGCGCGGGCCCCgagaaaatgaataaagagtGCCTCTGCTTCTCCCGCCCCGAGGCTCTTTGCCGGACACACCCGGACGGGCATCTGGTGCCAGCTAGACCCCCGGGGCCGCCCGGGGGGGGCCAGACAGCGTCAGCGGTGGTGCGGGAGGTCCACTTTGTCCCAAGGGGATAA